In the Brienomyrus brachyistius isolate T26 chromosome 20, BBRACH_0.4, whole genome shotgun sequence genome, one interval contains:
- the dclre1a gene encoding DNA cross-link repair 1A protein isoform X1 yields the protein MPESDSENDIWEYKPLRKTRRPKKRPASSHCAPARGAARGRASCGAASPAAVCPSCQMPFRILLGQSPQWHVSECLEDSGPKDECLDGLHCSSTIPSHYRKYRHSQLAHCRAAGDEGVASLGGLLEDVPSTSSPTPSPSKQSRPDLPVAHASPNALMCLRSPTVKDIQKKKGWSPSVRGGKTASRRGGDTPTPKASKGCDALVVTPSSLESASAHHSSGSDDISYSPISSLPTEVEAVSSRKVLFSSDMTGIKDEKKDSLMQHDSDDNCLAELLPQQEQDHKVLAETDLQDQGWLVNSLTPANYLPAGATDAGGSDESNVHVLNLKEEGMESEDPDWCSPQSLVLENLRDHLLSRAEWSRQDNGGEEAPELPQGLNRIGDMAPRKAQVKPASSTLKQTDIGVFFGLKPLKKEEPKAQPEVTPAVENIQQETPVLAGGRCAGGRRKRKASHSLGDPDAAAQAAEGVTAPTATADRTRRPWRKTWARGRASEGGRERVKRCPFYKKIPGTGFVVDAFQYGLIDGITCYFLSHFHSDHYGGLSKDSRLPIYCNKITGNLVKTKLRIDDQYIHILPMNTEVSVEGVRVLLLDANHCPGAAMLLFLLADGQTILHTGDFRANPSMERYPELQGCRVQTVYLDTTYCSPEYAFPPQQEVITFAVNVAFEQVTLHPCTLVVCGAYTVGKEKVFLALAEVLGCKVAMSRDKYLTMSCLEQEQASQLVTTEWRSARVHVLPMRQVNIKGLQTHLRRFSGTYNKVLAFKPTGWTFSSQAAGLEDIQPLVKDNITMYEIPYSEHSSYVELKRFIQWLKPKKIIPTVNAGSWASRKPMELMFNDWMAELVVGGSRSGTL from the exons ATGCCCGAGAGCGACTCTGAAAATGACATTTGGGAATACAAACCTCTCCGCAAAACCAGGAGGCCGAAGAAGCGGCCGGCCTCCAGTCACTGCGCGCCGGCCAGGGGGGCGGCCCGAGGCCGCGCTTCGTGCGGCGCGGCGTCGCCTGCTGCCGTCTGCCCGAGCTGCCAGATGCCTTTTCGCATCCTGTTGGGCCAGTCTCCTCAGTGGCATGTCTCCGAGTGCCTGGAAGACAGCGGCCCGAAGGACG AATGTCTCGATGGCCTCCACTGTTCCTCCACCATTCCGAGCCACTACAGGAAGTACAGGCACTCACAGCTGGCCCACTGCCGCGCAGCTGGTGATGAGGGCGTGGCCAGCCTGGGGGGGCTCCTGGAGGATGTGCCCAGCACCTCCAGTccgaccccctcccccagtaagcAGTCCAGGCCAGACCTGCCAGTAGCTCATGCCTCCCCCAACGCCCTGATGTGCCTTCGGTCCCCCACTGTAAAGGACATCCAAAAAAAGAAGGGCTGGTCCCCGTCTGTCAGGGGTGGGAAGACAGCCTCCCGCCGGGGCGGAGATACCCCTACTCCTAAAGCCAGTAAGGGGTGTGATGCTCTGGTGGTCACACCTTCGTCATTAGAATCTGCTTCAGCCCACCATTCCAGTGGCAGCGATGACATCTCCTACTCCCCCATCTCCTCTTTGCCCACGGAGGTCGAGGCGGTGTCCTCCAGGAAAGTGCTGTTCAGCAGTGATATGACAGGAATCAAGGATGAGAAGAAGGATTCCCTGATGCAGCATGACAGTGATGATAACTGCCTTGCTGAGCTGCTGCCCCAGCAGGAGCAGGACCACAAAGTGTTAGCAGAGACTGACCTGCAGGACCAGGGATGGCTCGTTAACTCATTAACACCTGCTAATTACTTGCCTGCTGGTGCGACAGATGCCGGGGGTTCAGATGAGTCCAATGTTCATGTTCTAAATTTAAAGGAGGAAGGCATGGAATCTGAGGACCCTGATTGGTGCTCTCCTCAAAGCCTGGTGTTGGAAAACCTGCGGGACCATTTGTTGAGTAGAGCTGAGTGGAGCAGGCAGGACAACGGTGGTGAAGAAGCACCTGAGCTCCCCCAGGGACTGAACCGTATAGGTGATATGGCCCCAAGAAAGGCCCAGGTAAAACCAGCCTCCTCCACACTCAAGCAGACGGACATCGGTGTCTTCTTCGGCTTGAAGCCTCTGAAGAAGGAAGAACCCAAGGCTCAGCCTGAGGTTACCCCAGCTGTAGAGAACATTCAGCAGGAGACCCCAGTACTGGCAGGAGGACGGTGTGCTGGGGGCAGAAGGAAGAGGAAAGCCTCCCATTCTCTGGGTGATCCGGATGCAGCAGCCCAGGCAGCTGAGGGTGTTACTGCACCGACGGCAACGGCCGACAGAACCCGGAGACCCTGGAGGAAGACGTGGGCTCGAGGAAGAGCCAGCGAGGGTGGCAGAGAGCGGGTGAAACGCTGCCCTTTCTACAAGAAGATCCCAg GCACTGGCTTTGTAGTAGATGCCTTCCAGTACGGGCTGATCGACGGCATCACCTGCTACTTCCTTTCCCACTTTCACTCTGACCACTACGGCGGACTCTCAAAGGACTCCAGGCTGCCTATCTACTGCAATAAG ATCACCGGTAACCTGGTGAAGACCAAGCTGCGGATAGATGACCAGTACATTCATATTCTCCCAATGAACACTGAGGTCTCTGTGGAGGGTGTGcgggtgctgctgctggatgCCAATCA CTGTCCAGGTGCAGccatgctcctgttcctgctggCCGACGGACAGACCATCCTGCACACGGGTGACTTCCGGGCCAACCCGTCTATGGAGCGCTACCCAGAGCTGCAAGGCTGCAGGGTGCAGACCGTATATCTGGACACCAC GTACTGCAGTCCAGAGTATGCCTTCCCTCCCCAACAGGAGGTCATCACATTTGCTGTCAATGTGGCCTTTGAGCAGGTGACCCTGCATCCCTGCACGCTGGTCGTGTGTGGTGCCTATACTGTGGGTAAGGAGAAGGTATTCCTTG CACTGGCAGAGGTGCTCGGCTGTAAGGTTGCCATGTCTCGGGACAAGTACCTCACCATGAGCTGCCTAGAGCAGGAGCAGGCCTCCCAGCTCGTGACCACGGAATGGCGCTCTGCCCGAGTTCATGTATTGCCCATGAGACAGGTCAACATCAAG GGGCTGCAGACTCACCTCAGGAGGTTCTCTGGTACCTATAATAAAGTCCTGGCCTTCAAGCCCACAGGCTGGACCTTCtcaagccaggctgcaggttTGGAAGACATCCAGCCCCTGGTCAAGGACAACATTACCATGTATG AAATCCCCTACAGTGAGCACAGCAGCTATGTGGAGCTGAAGCGCTTCATCCAGTGGCTGAAGCCAAAGAAGATCATCCCCACTGTGAACGCAGGCAGCTGGGCAAGCCGCAAGCCCATGGAGCTGATGTTTAATGACTGGATGGCGGAGCTTGTGGTGGGTGGGAGCAGGTCTGGAACTCTCTGA
- the dclre1a gene encoding DNA cross-link repair 1A protein isoform X2, with the protein MPESDSENDIWEYKPLRKTRRPKKRPASSHCAPARGAARGRASCGAASPAAVCPSCQMPFRILLGQSPQWHVSECLEDSGPKDECLDGLHCSSTIPSHYRKYRHSQLAHCRAAGDEGVASLGGLLEDVPSTSSPTPSPSKQSRPDLPVAHASPNALMCLRSPTVKDIQKKKGWSPSVRGGKTASRRGGDTPTPKASKGCDALVVTPSSLESASAHHSSGSDDISYSPISSLPTEVEAVSSRKVLFSSDMTGIKDEKKDSLMQHDSDDNCLAELLPQQEQDHKVLAETDLQDQGWLVNSLTPANYLPAGATDAGGSDESNVHVLNLKEEGMESEDPDWCSPQSLVLENLRDHLLSRAEWSRQDNGGEEAPELPQGLNRIGDMAPRKAQVKPASSTLKQTDIGVFFGLKPLKKEEPKAQPEVTPAVENIQQETPVLAGGRCAGGRRKRKASHSLGDPDAAAQAAEGVTAPTATADRTRRPWRKTWARGRASEGGRERVKRCPFYKKIPGTGFVVDAFQYGLIDGITCYFLSHFHSDHYGGLSKDSRLPIYCNKITGNLVKTKLRIDDQYIHILPMNTEVSVEGVRVLLLDANHCPGAAMLLFLLADGQTILHTGDFRANPSMERYPELQGCRVQTVYLDTTYCSPEYAFPPQQEVITFAVNVAFEQVTLHPCTLVVCGAYTVGKEKVFLALAEVLGCKVAMSRDKYLTMSCLEQEQASQLVTTEWRSARVHVLPMRQVNIKGLQTHLRRFSGTYNKVLAFKPTGWTFSSQAAGLEDIQPLVKDNITINPLQ; encoded by the exons ATGCCCGAGAGCGACTCTGAAAATGACATTTGGGAATACAAACCTCTCCGCAAAACCAGGAGGCCGAAGAAGCGGCCGGCCTCCAGTCACTGCGCGCCGGCCAGGGGGGCGGCCCGAGGCCGCGCTTCGTGCGGCGCGGCGTCGCCTGCTGCCGTCTGCCCGAGCTGCCAGATGCCTTTTCGCATCCTGTTGGGCCAGTCTCCTCAGTGGCATGTCTCCGAGTGCCTGGAAGACAGCGGCCCGAAGGACG AATGTCTCGATGGCCTCCACTGTTCCTCCACCATTCCGAGCCACTACAGGAAGTACAGGCACTCACAGCTGGCCCACTGCCGCGCAGCTGGTGATGAGGGCGTGGCCAGCCTGGGGGGGCTCCTGGAGGATGTGCCCAGCACCTCCAGTccgaccccctcccccagtaagcAGTCCAGGCCAGACCTGCCAGTAGCTCATGCCTCCCCCAACGCCCTGATGTGCCTTCGGTCCCCCACTGTAAAGGACATCCAAAAAAAGAAGGGCTGGTCCCCGTCTGTCAGGGGTGGGAAGACAGCCTCCCGCCGGGGCGGAGATACCCCTACTCCTAAAGCCAGTAAGGGGTGTGATGCTCTGGTGGTCACACCTTCGTCATTAGAATCTGCTTCAGCCCACCATTCCAGTGGCAGCGATGACATCTCCTACTCCCCCATCTCCTCTTTGCCCACGGAGGTCGAGGCGGTGTCCTCCAGGAAAGTGCTGTTCAGCAGTGATATGACAGGAATCAAGGATGAGAAGAAGGATTCCCTGATGCAGCATGACAGTGATGATAACTGCCTTGCTGAGCTGCTGCCCCAGCAGGAGCAGGACCACAAAGTGTTAGCAGAGACTGACCTGCAGGACCAGGGATGGCTCGTTAACTCATTAACACCTGCTAATTACTTGCCTGCTGGTGCGACAGATGCCGGGGGTTCAGATGAGTCCAATGTTCATGTTCTAAATTTAAAGGAGGAAGGCATGGAATCTGAGGACCCTGATTGGTGCTCTCCTCAAAGCCTGGTGTTGGAAAACCTGCGGGACCATTTGTTGAGTAGAGCTGAGTGGAGCAGGCAGGACAACGGTGGTGAAGAAGCACCTGAGCTCCCCCAGGGACTGAACCGTATAGGTGATATGGCCCCAAGAAAGGCCCAGGTAAAACCAGCCTCCTCCACACTCAAGCAGACGGACATCGGTGTCTTCTTCGGCTTGAAGCCTCTGAAGAAGGAAGAACCCAAGGCTCAGCCTGAGGTTACCCCAGCTGTAGAGAACATTCAGCAGGAGACCCCAGTACTGGCAGGAGGACGGTGTGCTGGGGGCAGAAGGAAGAGGAAAGCCTCCCATTCTCTGGGTGATCCGGATGCAGCAGCCCAGGCAGCTGAGGGTGTTACTGCACCGACGGCAACGGCCGACAGAACCCGGAGACCCTGGAGGAAGACGTGGGCTCGAGGAAGAGCCAGCGAGGGTGGCAGAGAGCGGGTGAAACGCTGCCCTTTCTACAAGAAGATCCCAg GCACTGGCTTTGTAGTAGATGCCTTCCAGTACGGGCTGATCGACGGCATCACCTGCTACTTCCTTTCCCACTTTCACTCTGACCACTACGGCGGACTCTCAAAGGACTCCAGGCTGCCTATCTACTGCAATAAG ATCACCGGTAACCTGGTGAAGACCAAGCTGCGGATAGATGACCAGTACATTCATATTCTCCCAATGAACACTGAGGTCTCTGTGGAGGGTGTGcgggtgctgctgctggatgCCAATCA CTGTCCAGGTGCAGccatgctcctgttcctgctggCCGACGGACAGACCATCCTGCACACGGGTGACTTCCGGGCCAACCCGTCTATGGAGCGCTACCCAGAGCTGCAAGGCTGCAGGGTGCAGACCGTATATCTGGACACCAC GTACTGCAGTCCAGAGTATGCCTTCCCTCCCCAACAGGAGGTCATCACATTTGCTGTCAATGTGGCCTTTGAGCAGGTGACCCTGCATCCCTGCACGCTGGTCGTGTGTGGTGCCTATACTGTGGGTAAGGAGAAGGTATTCCTTG CACTGGCAGAGGTGCTCGGCTGTAAGGTTGCCATGTCTCGGGACAAGTACCTCACCATGAGCTGCCTAGAGCAGGAGCAGGCCTCCCAGCTCGTGACCACGGAATGGCGCTCTGCCCGAGTTCATGTATTGCCCATGAGACAGGTCAACATCAAG GGGCTGCAGACTCACCTCAGGAGGTTCTCTGGTACCTATAATAAAGTCCTGGCCTTCAAGCCCACAGGCTGGACCTTCtcaagccaggctgcaggttTGGAAGACATCCAGCCCCTGGTCAAGGACAACATTACCAT AAATCCCCTACAGTGA